A section of the Humulus lupulus chromosome 2, drHumLupu1.1, whole genome shotgun sequence genome encodes:
- the LOC133815868 gene encoding heavy metal-associated isoprenylated plant protein 28, whose amino-acid sequence MTIIEMRVHIDCAGCQSKVKSTLEKVKGVDDVDIDMNLQKVTVTGYADQKKILKAVRKTGRRAELWQLPYHPDDHSIISQHHFNGPVAHHAPQPSSSYNYYKHGYDNSYDRAQYYNPGLSSSTTIFGHQTGAAFSDENPHGCSIM is encoded by the exons ATGACG ATCATAGAGATGAGAGTTCACATAGACTGTGCCGGGTGCCAAAGCAAGGTGAAAAGCACACTCGAAAAGGTGAAAGGCGTGGACGACGTAGACATAGACATGAACTTGCAGAAGGTGACGGTGACCGGTTACGCCGACCAGAAGAAGATTCTAAAGGCGGTGAGGAAGACGGgtaggcgagcggagctgtggcAGCTGCCGTACCACCCCGATGACCACAGTATCATTAGCCAACACCATTTCAATGGCCCGGTCGCACACCACGCTCCGCAGCCTTCTTCTTCGTACAACTACTACAAACATGGCTATGATAACAGCTATGACCGCGCTCAGTACTATAATCCTGGCCTCTCCAGCTCCACCACCATCTTTGGCCACCAAACTGGTGCTGCTTTTAGTGATGAAAACCCTCACGGTTGTTCTATCATGTGA
- the LOC133815867 gene encoding uncharacterized protein LOC133815867 isoform X2 — protein sequence MQKARVGTINPMTLFTDVKGTSHRRAGALGGSSHIGKVTMILNFLFNCSILLSLVPNIMYMQGESSSQSLPLSSALLKGDVQMKMIGLFNASAPILDDPDIASLVEFIFDPVVPDEILVETDFNFLNRDLIRSLGPGKKVMGEVLNVVCEVNTRAALLVSAEDGRAWYLNTRLTVGSWN from the exons ATGCAGAAGGCTAGAGTAGGTACGATAAACCCGATGACATTATTTACAGACGTTAAGGGAACAAGCCATCGTCGGGCAGGTGCATTAGGTGGTAGTTCCCATATTGGAAAGGTAACGAtgatattaaattttttatttaattgttcaatATTATTGTCTTTAGTACCGAATATTATGTATATGCAGGGTGAGAGTAGTTCTCAGTCATTGCCACTTAGCTCTGCACTATTAAAGGGTGATGTTCAGATGAAAATGATTGGTCTGTTTAATGCAAGTGCCCCGATACTTGACGATCCTGATATTGCGTCACTGGTTGAATTTATTTTTGACCCAGTTGTACCTGA TGAAATATTGGTGGAGACGGATTTTAATTTCCTCAATAGAGATTTGATTAGAAGCTTGGGTCCGGGTAAGAAGGTGATGGGTGAG GTGTTGAATGTTGTTTGCGAGGTGAACACACGTGCAGCTCTGCTAGTGTCAGCAGAAGACGGAAGAGCTTGGTATTTGAATACAAGATTGACAGTAG GTAGCTGGAATTAG
- the LOC133815867 gene encoding uncharacterized protein LOC133815867 isoform X1 — protein MQKARVGTINPMTLFTDVKGTSHRRAGALGGSSHIGKVTMILNFLFNCSILLSLVPNIMYMQGESSSQSLPLSSALLKGDVQMKMIGLFNASAPILDDPDIASLVEFIFDPVVPDEILVETDFNFLNRDLIRSLGPGKKVMGEVLNVVCEVNTRAALLVSAEDGRAWYLNTRLTVGWSIHWLVWLFGPDKY, from the exons ATGCAGAAGGCTAGAGTAGGTACGATAAACCCGATGACATTATTTACAGACGTTAAGGGAACAAGCCATCGTCGGGCAGGTGCATTAGGTGGTAGTTCCCATATTGGAAAGGTAACGAtgatattaaattttttatttaattgttcaatATTATTGTCTTTAGTACCGAATATTATGTATATGCAGGGTGAGAGTAGTTCTCAGTCATTGCCACTTAGCTCTGCACTATTAAAGGGTGATGTTCAGATGAAAATGATTGGTCTGTTTAATGCAAGTGCCCCGATACTTGACGATCCTGATATTGCGTCACTGGTTGAATTTATTTTTGACCCAGTTGTACCTGA TGAAATATTGGTGGAGACGGATTTTAATTTCCTCAATAGAGATTTGATTAGAAGCTTGGGTCCGGGTAAGAAGGTGATGGGTGAG GTGTTGAATGTTGTTTGCGAGGTGAACACACGTGCAGCTCTGCTAGTGTCAGCAGAAGACGGAAGAGCTTGGTATTTGAATACAAGATTGACAGTAGGTTGGTCTATTCATTGGTTAGTTTGGTTGTTTGGGCCCGATAAATACTAA
- the LOC133815867 gene encoding uncharacterized protein LOC133815867 isoform X3, whose product MQKARVGTINPMTLFTDVKGTSHRRAGALGGSSHIGKGESSSQSLPLSSALLKGDVQMKMIGLFNASAPILDDPDIASLVEFIFDPVVPDEILVETDFNFLNRDLIRSLGPGKKVMGEVLNVVCEVNTRAALLVSAEDGRAWYLNTRLTVGWSIHWLVWLFGPDKY is encoded by the exons ATGCAGAAGGCTAGAGTAGGTACGATAAACCCGATGACATTATTTACAGACGTTAAGGGAACAAGCCATCGTCGGGCAGGTGCATTAGGTGGTAGTTCCCATATTGGAAAG GGTGAGAGTAGTTCTCAGTCATTGCCACTTAGCTCTGCACTATTAAAGGGTGATGTTCAGATGAAAATGATTGGTCTGTTTAATGCAAGTGCCCCGATACTTGACGATCCTGATATTGCGTCACTGGTTGAATTTATTTTTGACCCAGTTGTACCTGA TGAAATATTGGTGGAGACGGATTTTAATTTCCTCAATAGAGATTTGATTAGAAGCTTGGGTCCGGGTAAGAAGGTGATGGGTGAG GTGTTGAATGTTGTTTGCGAGGTGAACACACGTGCAGCTCTGCTAGTGTCAGCAGAAGACGGAAGAGCTTGGTATTTGAATACAAGATTGACAGTAGGTTGGTCTATTCATTGGTTAGTTTGGTTGTTTGGGCCCGATAAATACTAA